One window from the genome of Halostella litorea encodes:
- a CDS encoding ABC transporter ATP-binding protein — MSSEATSPRADDGSDADGSGGADPDGTPAVSVRNLTKVYGDGGSTVRAVDGIDLDVAPGTAVGILGPNGAGKTTAIKSMLGLIEPTDGTVRLSGHDVAANPRAAYRTAGAMLEGARNVYWRLTVRENLRFFAALGGQRPDALADRHDALLEQFGLADKADEAVRDLSRGMKQKTSLAATLARGGDVVFLDEPTLGLDVESSVELRRELRRLVDGEGTTVVLSSHDMDVVQAVCDRVVIMNEGGIVADDTVENLLDLFRTRAYEVTVDDALPEPLRREIRRQFGGEEFRRAGDRERFVTRVTGDEFYDLVDALRAADCTVASWNAVEPDLEDVFLHVTDGDRPTDGATGGDRS; from the coding sequence ATGTCGAGCGAAGCAACGTCCCCGCGGGCCGACGACGGAAGCGACGCGGACGGGAGCGGCGGGGCGGACCCCGACGGCACCCCCGCAGTCTCGGTGCGGAACCTGACGAAGGTGTACGGCGACGGCGGGTCGACGGTCCGGGCCGTCGACGGGATCGACCTCGACGTCGCCCCCGGGACCGCCGTCGGGATCCTCGGGCCGAACGGGGCCGGCAAGACGACCGCGATCAAGTCGATGCTCGGGCTGATAGAGCCGACCGACGGCACGGTCAGGCTCTCCGGACACGACGTGGCCGCGAACCCCCGCGCCGCCTACCGCACCGCCGGCGCGATGCTGGAGGGCGCGCGCAACGTGTACTGGCGGCTCACCGTCCGGGAGAACCTCCGGTTTTTCGCCGCCCTCGGTGGCCAGCGTCCCGACGCGCTCGCCGACCGGCACGACGCCCTGCTGGAGCAGTTCGGCCTCGCCGACAAGGCCGACGAGGCCGTCCGGGACCTCTCGCGTGGGATGAAACAGAAGACGTCGCTGGCGGCGACGCTCGCCCGCGGCGGCGACGTGGTGTTTCTGGACGAGCCGACCCTCGGCCTCGACGTCGAGAGTTCGGTCGAACTCCGGCGGGAACTGCGCCGGCTGGTCGACGGCGAGGGGACGACCGTCGTCCTCTCGAGCCACGACATGGACGTGGTCCAGGCCGTCTGCGACCGGGTCGTCATCATGAACGAGGGCGGGATCGTCGCCGACGACACCGTCGAGAACCTGCTCGACCTGTTCCGGACCCGCGCCTACGAGGTCACCGTCGACGACGCGCTCCCGGAGCCGCTCCGCCGCGAGATCCGCCGGCAGTTCGGTGGCGAGGAGTTCCGACGTGCGGGCGACCGAGAGCGGTTCGTCACGCGGGTGACCGGCGACGAGTTCTACGACCTCGTCGACGCGCTGCGGGCGGCCGACTGCACGGTGGCCTCCTGGAACGCGGTCGAGCCGGACCTGGAGGACGTGTTCCTGCACGTCACCGACGGGGACCGGCCGACGGACGGCGCGACCGGGGGTGACCGGTCGTGA
- a CDS encoding winged helix-turn-helix domain-containing protein: MAEDATGGADADDERGRADDGPAKTDPTDAFDALGDGTRLTIVEALADHRRRNWEWVGLSFSDLRKAVGVRDAGRFNYHLDELRDTFVVKEGDEYVATTAAMEVAGAVRAGTYTESRRFREELDRACPACGSGLVAEYRRGTLLVTCPDHGTVFANSVPGGAVADRDPSTVLALADMKARHDLERARRGACVHCWGDVSTTMPAEPPESESEQVFARLSCADCGMVFCVPAAACVVEHPAVVAFYYDRGVDIRDRSYLDLEFLTAENGVVVSEDPVRVRVDVELDDDRLELLLDGAASVVKVAGP, from the coding sequence ATGGCCGAAGACGCGACAGGTGGCGCCGACGCGGACGACGAACGTGGGCGGGCCGACGACGGCCCGGCGAAAACGGACCCGACAGACGCGTTCGACGCCCTCGGCGACGGGACCCGACTGACGATAGTCGAGGCGCTCGCCGACCACCGGCGACGGAACTGGGAGTGGGTCGGCCTCTCGTTTAGCGACCTCCGGAAGGCCGTCGGCGTGCGGGACGCCGGCCGGTTCAACTACCACCTGGACGAGTTGCGCGACACGTTCGTGGTGAAGGAGGGCGACGAGTACGTGGCGACCACGGCCGCTATGGAGGTCGCCGGGGCCGTCCGGGCGGGGACTTACACCGAGAGCAGGCGGTTTCGGGAGGAACTCGACCGGGCGTGTCCCGCCTGCGGGAGCGGTCTCGTCGCGGAGTACCGCCGCGGGACGCTTCTGGTCACCTGCCCGGACCACGGCACCGTCTTCGCCAACAGCGTCCCCGGCGGCGCGGTCGCCGACCGCGACCCGTCGACGGTGCTCGCGCTGGCCGACATGAAGGCCCGCCACGACCTTGAACGCGCGCGACGCGGGGCCTGCGTCCACTGCTGGGGGGACGTGTCGACGACGATGCCGGCCGAGCCGCCGGAGAGCGAGTCCGAGCAGGTCTTCGCGCGGCTGTCGTGTGCCGACTGCGGGATGGTGTTTTGTGTCCCTGCAGCGGCCTGTGTCGTCGAGCACCCCGCGGTCGTCGCCTTCTACTACGACCGGGGCGTCGACATCCGCGACCGGAGCTACCTCGATCTGGAGTTTCTGACCGCCGAAAACGGCGTCGTCGTGAGCGAGGACCCCGTCCGGGTCCGCGTCGACGTGGAACTCGACGACGACAGGCTGGAGCTCCTGCTCGATGGGGCAGCGTCGGTTGTCAAAGTGGCTGGACCCTGA
- a CDS encoding CBS domain-containing protein, with protein MSDAEGRARVREYMTRDVATVSPDDSVGTVSERIAASDEHSGFPVTDRRRVEGFITARDLLLADDDAPIFTVMTDDLIVAHPEMKVTDAARVILRSGIQKLPVVDDAGNLVGIISNADVIRSHIERATPEKVGKLRRTLENIHGIDLREERREVPLDELVPTQGRVYADELEGRRYELERGLAEPLVVIDNNGTLLLADGHHRVLAADRLDLGEMDAYVIVVDDDVTLGMERTADEEGLESLSDVEVVDYARHPLVETTERLQ; from the coding sequence ATGAGCGACGCCGAGGGCAGGGCCCGAGTGCGGGAGTACATGACCCGCGACGTGGCGACGGTATCGCCCGACGACTCCGTCGGGACCGTCTCCGAGCGGATCGCGGCGAGCGACGAACACTCCGGGTTCCCGGTGACGGACCGCCGGCGGGTCGAGGGGTTCATCACCGCGCGGGACCTCCTGCTGGCGGACGACGACGCCCCCATCTTCACGGTGATGACCGACGACCTCATCGTCGCCCATCCGGAGATGAAGGTGACCGACGCCGCCCGCGTCATCCTGCGGTCGGGCATCCAGAAGCTCCCGGTCGTCGACGACGCCGGCAACCTCGTCGGCATCATCAGCAACGCCGACGTGATCCGAAGCCACATCGAGCGGGCGACGCCGGAGAAGGTGGGCAAGCTCCGGCGGACCCTGGAGAACATCCACGGCATCGACCTCCGGGAGGAGCGCCGCGAGGTCCCGCTCGACGAACTGGTCCCGACGCAGGGCCGGGTGTACGCCGACGAACTGGAGGGGCGGCGCTACGAACTGGAGCGTGGCCTCGCGGAGCCGCTCGTCGTCATCGACAACAACGGGACGCTCCTGCTTGCCGACGGCCACCACCGCGTGCTCGCGGCCGACCGGCTCGACCTCGGCGAGATGGACGCGTACGTCATCGTCGTCGACGACGACGTGACGCTCGGCATGGAGCGTACCGCCGACGAGGAGGGCCTCGAGAGCCTCTCGGACGTGGAGGTGGTCGACTACGCCCGCCACCCGCTCGTCGAGACGACCGAGCGACTGCAGTAA
- a CDS encoding DHH family phosphoesterase, with protein MVSRLLLGCGSVGRRLIESVADRDGELNVVCSDRDHVQTLREDGVPARRADPTDAAAVSEIAPEADTVVVAGDDPRRNVAAAELARELYPDAFRLAYVGVGATPADRAAIEAAVDSVVDPGTATAAHVVDLVASEAGVQSRRLRRTLRRIDGTLAVVMHDNPDPDAIASAVALSRIAAAVGVETVVCYYGEISHQENRALVNLLELDLRQLGPGDDVSVFGGIALVDHSQPGVNDQLPEGTPVDVVIDHHPPRAPVEAKFVDLRSDVGATSTLLTGYLRQFGVGIDRTVATALLYGIRIDTADFSREVSAADFEAAAALLPHADDGVLERVESPSVDPETFETVAAAIRNREVDDGVLCSCVGEVAERDALAQAADRLLDMDGVHTTVVYGYDGGVVYVSARTRGSDLDLGATLRTAFDRIGSAGGHADMAGAQIPLGVIGEVEGDERLEAVVRDVVTDRFFDAVRERRLDRESSFLPDVDAAFPYVGDGEAEPPDDADP; from the coding sequence ATGGTATCCCGGCTACTGCTGGGGTGTGGGTCCGTCGGGCGGCGTCTCATCGAGTCGGTGGCGGACCGGGACGGGGAGCTGAACGTCGTCTGTTCCGACCGCGACCACGTGCAGACGCTCCGCGAGGACGGCGTCCCGGCGCGGCGGGCGGACCCGACCGACGCGGCGGCCGTCTCCGAGATCGCGCCCGAGGCGGACACCGTCGTCGTCGCCGGCGACGACCCGCGGAGGAACGTCGCGGCGGCGGAACTCGCACGGGAGCTGTACCCCGACGCGTTCCGGCTGGCCTACGTCGGGGTCGGCGCGACGCCGGCGGACAGGGCGGCCATCGAGGCGGCCGTCGACTCGGTCGTCGACCCCGGGACGGCGACGGCGGCGCACGTCGTTGACCTCGTCGCCAGCGAGGCGGGCGTCCAGTCGCGCCGCCTGCGGCGGACGCTCCGGCGGATCGACGGGACGCTCGCAGTCGTCATGCACGACAACCCGGACCCCGACGCCATCGCCAGCGCGGTCGCGCTGTCCCGGATCGCGGCCGCCGTCGGCGTCGAGACGGTGGTCTGTTACTACGGCGAGATAAGCCACCAGGAGAACCGGGCGCTCGTGAACCTGCTCGAACTCGACCTGCGGCAACTCGGCCCCGGGGACGACGTCTCCGTGTTCGGCGGGATCGCCCTGGTCGACCACTCCCAGCCGGGGGTCAACGACCAGCTCCCGGAGGGGACGCCCGTCGACGTGGTCATCGACCACCACCCGCCCCGCGCGCCGGTCGAGGCGAAGTTCGTCGACCTGCGGAGCGACGTGGGCGCGACCAGCACGCTGCTGACCGGCTACCTCCGGCAGTTCGGCGTGGGGATCGACCGGACGGTCGCGACGGCGCTCCTGTACGGCATCCGGATCGACACCGCCGACTTCAGCAGGGAGGTGTCGGCCGCGGACTTCGAGGCGGCGGCGGCGCTGTTGCCCCACGCGGACGACGGCGTGCTGGAGCGCGTCGAGTCGCCGAGCGTCGACCCGGAGACGTTCGAGACGGTCGCCGCCGCGATCCGCAACCGCGAGGTCGACGACGGCGTCCTCTGCTCCTGCGTCGGCGAAGTCGCCGAGCGCGACGCGCTCGCCCAGGCCGCCGACAGGCTGCTGGACATGGACGGCGTCCACACCACCGTCGTCTACGGGTACGACGGCGGCGTCGTCTACGTCTCGGCCCGCACCCGCGGCTCGGACCTGGACCTCGGGGCGACGCTCCGGACGGCGTTCGACCGGATCGGGAGCGCGGGCGGGCACGCCGACATGGCCGGCGCCCAGATTCCGCTCGGCGTCATCGGCGAGGTGGAGGGCGACGAGCGGCTGGAGGCCGTCGTCCGCGACGTGGTCACCGACCGGTTCTTCGACGCGGTGCGCGAACGGCGGCTCGACCGCGAGAGCTCGTTTCTCCCCGACGTGGACGCGGCGTTCCCGTACGTCGGCGACGGCGAGGCCGAACCGCCGGACGACGCCGACCCCTGA